CGTGGCGATCATGTCGAACGGCGGTTTCGGCGGGATCCACGAAAAGATACTCGATGTCCTTCGCGCTTAAGGGTATGCATTCGGTCCAGGTAGGCCTATGGGCGGTTTTCACAAGATCCCGAGCGGGCTGAAGATACTGATGATCGAGATGGTAGCGGTCTTCTTTTTTCCCATAACCATTGCAGGGATAGCGAATCAGGTAAGCCATGGACTCTTTCCGGATCGGTATGAACTTCAGGGCACCGAAGACTGGATAATGGCCTTTGTCGGGCCGCTGTTCGTGACATGGGTCCTTTACGATATTTTCCGGCCGAGGGTCAAAGACCAAATCTGGGGTATATTTTTTCGGGTGAAGTTCAGATTCTGCAGTACGCATCCGTCCTACGTGTTGATCGATCTGATTACGATCATCTTTACCGTTTTATTTTTGGTCGTTGGCCGGGCAGGAGAATTTGATACAGGCGGCTGGTGGTTAATTCCGGCAACCGCGGTGTGCATTCCTGTCGTCCGCCTATTGGCTTGGTACGTTTTCGGCTTTAGGATCCAGGACACTGAAACGTACGATGCCTATCAGCCTGCTTTATGGGTGTTTTGCATTTTTGCATTAATATTTGGAGGAGGATCGGCCGTAGTCTTTTTAACTTAGACTCGGAAGCAGGAAACTGAAAAATGAGTCGGTCAAAAACCCGTATACAACGAGTTCTCTGCGGTCTGTAAAAGAAGCAACCCTGATCACATGCCTTCATGTAAAGTCGAAGAGATCATTCCGGCATCGGCACAACGCGTTTTTGATCTTGTTCACGATTATGAACGCAGATTGGAGTGGGATACGCTCCTTCGCGCAGCATACATCGAACCTCCATTCAAAGCGGCGGACAAAGATGTTGTGACGGTATGCAAGGGCCGGTGGATGGTAGGCGGCATTGCAATGCGGACGGTATACGTCAGCTTTCGCCCGGGTCGAACCGCGGCCGTCAGGCTGCTGGATCCAGTTTTATTTTTTGAGACCTTCGCCGCAAGCATCCGACATTTTGATATCGAGCACGGCGGCTCGACCGTGATCTATCATTTCAACTTCACTTCGCGACCGCAATTCCTCAGACCGGTCCTCGATCCTTTGATGATGCTCGTCCTCAGGGCTGAGACACGAAAGCGACTTCGATCGCTGCGACGATATTTCACAGCATAAGAGCCTTCGTTCGTTGCTGAGATTTTCATTGAATATTTCTCGGTGAGAATGTCTTTCGAGTTTCACCGTCCAGCAGCGAACGCGTAGAGCAGACGCGGTCGTTGGGCATCTCGAACCTCGGTGAGAAGCGGTCAAAGTGCGGGGTCGATCGTGCACTAATCCATGGGGTCGCGAATTTGATCGCGAATTTCGATGATCAAATTTTCAGATTCTCGTTAGTGCTTCCGACAATAGAATTAACACCGTTGGAACGCCAAAATGACCAAAACAAAACATCTTGCCTAATTTCGGCAAAACGTGCATACTTTTTCTTGATTTTTTGGCTCTCGACAGTATCTCGACAGATGCGCCCGTCCGGTATTTTTGAGCGACGCTTTTTCGGTTCGGTATGGAGAGTTTGGTTTTGGGACACGAAGCACTTTGATTTTTTAGAGTAGGGCGCGTCGCTGCGTTATCGGAAAGTTCGGTAGAGCGTTTTCCACTTGACCTGCCTTCTTTGCTTCTTTTGGACAAAAAGTAAATAGAGGAAAATGAGTAATAAACTATACGTCGGAAATCTGTCTTTTCGCGTGACCAGCGAGGACCTGCATGATCATTTTGCGACAGCCGGAACGGTCGAATCCGCAAATGTCGTCTTTGACCGGGAGACCGGACGCTCACGAGGATTCGGTTTCGTCGAAATGGCAAGCGAGGACGATGCGAACAGCGCGATAGCACAGTTTAACGGTACTGAATATGACGGCCGGAATATGGTTGTGAACGAAGCCCGTCCGCGTGAGGACCGCGGAAGCGGCGGTGGGGGCGGCCGCAGAGGCGGCGGCGGTGGTTACGGCGGCGGAGGCGGTTACGGCGGCGGAGGCGGAGGCCGTTGGTAATATCGTAGCGAGCCTAGCGATAGAGCAAAACGAGCGAAAGGCAGATCAGCCATCACGGCTTTTCTGCCTTTTTCGTTTCTCCGGTTTGGACGCTCAGTCGATCTTACCCGTAAAGTTCGCAAGGTCAAGAACGATCTCATCGATCAAAGCGACGCGAGTCCGAGTCTCGGCGACACCGTTTACAAGGACGGAAAATACGAGACGCTCGCCTCCGGCGGTCGTTACGTATCCAGAAAGGGCGGAGACCTGATTGATCGTGCCTGTCTTACCGCGGACATTCGACGCGCCCTTGGTTCCGATGAATCGATTCCTAAGTGTGCCGTCGACCCCACCGATCGTAAGGCTATCGTGCCAGGTTTGGGAATAACGGCTTTTCGTGGCCATGTATGTGTATAGGCGAACCACGGCGTCAGGTGTGATGAGATTGTGGCGCGATAGCCCGCTTCCGTCGTATTGAATTACCGACTCCTCACCGGCACCGACCTCAGCCATGAACCCCTTAACCGCATCGATCCCTAACTGAGAACTGTCTCGGCTCGGACCAGCTGCAGGTTCGAGCTTCCGACGGGTCTCTTCGCCCAAAGTCCAAAGCAGCGTTTCGGTATACACATTCTGGCTCGGCTTCATCGTTTTTGCAGCGATCAAGGCAAGCGGCGGCGATTCGATCTTTGCGATCTCGACGTTAGTGTCGGCCGGCAACAAGCTCTTTGAGTTCACGGCGACAGCTCGTCCGGTCACTACGACACCTTTTTCGACAAGCCTTTGCTTCAAAAGCGCAACGAACATTTCCGCGGGTCTTGTAACCGCTACGAACCCGTCAAATCCCTGGTTCCCAAGCGGCAATTCGCCGCTTATCTCAATAACGTTCTGCCCAAGCGGCTTGTGAATTCGCAGCGTGCGGCGTGTTCCTGAAGCGGTTGTCACGCAGGAGTTTACAACACGCATCAGAACAAATGCGGGTGTCAGCTTGGCACCGCAAGGGAAGCCGACCGGACCGGGCGTCACCCGAAGAGCGACGACATTATCGTTTACCGGAAGTGCTGACACCTCTGCTCCGTAATAGAACTGGAGGTCGTCCCATTCCCAACCGGATGGGAGCGGATCACCAGTGAAGTACGTCTCATCGCCAATGATGTCGCCATCGATCTTTCTTACTCCTGATGCGACCAATGCACTGGCCAGTCTGTCGATTCCTCTCAAATGATCGCCCTCGTTGAACGTATATGAGACCGAGACATCTCCGCGACCGAGGATGCGGACGGGGCCTCGAACGGTACCGTCCGCGTCAGGCATAGACGTGGCAAAAACGGAAGTGACGAACCGAAAATCCGGCGACAGCTTTTCGATCGCTGTTGCCACTGTAAAGCTCTTCATGTTCGACGCAGGCATGAAATACTTGTCGGCGTTTTCCTCGAGTATGACCTTACCCGAGGCGAGCGACACGACCTTGATCCCGATCTGGCCGCGCCTTACTTCGGGCTTCTGAATTCGCTGCCGGATCGATTCAGCCAAATCCGCTGGCGTTGCAAGAACGGGTTTCGCAGGTGACGAGCTTTCAACACGCGTCGACCCTTGGCCAGAGACGGCGAGCGTCGCGAAAAGGACCGCACACAAGATCGTCAGATGCATGGCAGCTTTATTCGAGATTGAGTCGGGTTTCATTATCAAAATCTTACTTTAATTACGCCGGCTTACAAAGCTTCGCACGGTCGAGGCGGCCTCCGATCGAGTTCCTTGAGCACCGGTCAGCACGATGATACAATCTCAGTTTGTTCACGTAGTCATTCCCTGCAAACACAATTTATCCTAATCCTTTACGGACCGAGGGGGGAGTTTATCTAAATGCGTCGTGCCAAGATCTTGATCATTTTCGTTTTTCTGGCTTCAGGAGCGGCTTTTGTCGGCCAGCGATTTATGGCAGTTGTGAGTGCCGGGCAGAGCTCATTCGGATCGATATCTGCTCCGACAGGCGTCACAGCGTCGGACGGGAATTATACGAACAAGGTAGGTATCAGATGGGAGACCGTTCGCGGGGCAACGACGTATCGCGTCTTCCGCAGCACGACGAGCGACCCCGGAATTGCGACCGATGTCGGCACAACGTCAGCGAATTATCTTTATGACCCGACCGCGACCGCACTGCAGCAATACTTCTATTGGGTGCGAGCCGAAAATGGAGCCGTGGTCAGTTCTTTTAGCACACCAGATCAGGGAATCCGGGCCGTCGGGACGCCGCCGGTCGGACCGTTCTCACCGCTTGAGCCGCCGCCGGCACCGGCCGGCAATCCAATAACTGCGGCAAAGGCGTCGCTGGGAAAAGCACTTTTCTGGGACGAACAGCTTTCGTCCACAAAGACGGTTTCCTGCGGGACGTGTCATCGCCCGGCCGAGGGCGGTTCTGATCCGCGGACGGTTATCGGCGACATCCGCTCGACCAATCCGGGGCCGAACGGTTCCACAGGCGACCTCGATGACATTTTCGGTTCACCGGGCGTTCCAAGGAACAACTTGGACGGTACCTATAACGTCGATCCGTTTTTTGGCTTCAGGCCGCAAGTGACGGGACGCAAATCTCCGTCCTACCTCAATGCGGGTTATTCTACGAGCGGCCTGTTCTGGGATGGCAGAGCGAGCGATGTTTTTCGTGATCCGATAACTAACGCGATAATTCTAGGTGAAGGCGGAGCACTCGAAAGTCAGGTCATCGGCCCGCCAGTCTCGAGCGTCGAAATGGGCCATGGCGGGCGCGATTGGACGCAGGTTGCCCAGAGAATAGCCTTATCCAAACCGCTTGCTGTTGCGACGAATATTCCACCTTCACTTCAGGATTGGATCGGCGGACGTTCGTATCCCGAACTCTTCGAGGAAGCGTTCGGAACGCCCGAGGTGACACCGGTGCGGATAGCATTGGCAATAGCAACGCACGAACGCCAATTATTCTCCGACCAAACCCCATTCGATAAATGGGCGGCAGGTATCGAACCGCTTACGCCGCAGGAAGAGGCCGGGGCCATATTGTTCGGCGGGACAACGTGCATACAGTGTCACGACGGGCCGTTATTTACGGACCATCTTTTTCATAATATCGGTGTAAGGCCGCAAAGCGATGATAGGGGCCGCGGCATTGTCACGAACGACCCGAAGAATGATGGCCAGTTCAAAACGCCAACGTTGAGAAACGTCGAACTGCACGGGCCATTTATGCACAATGGCCGTCTCTCGACCTTGGAAGAAGTGGTCGAGTTTTACAATCGCGGAGGGGATTTCAATGCACCGAATATCGACCGCGGCGTGATCCGTCCAATGGGGCTTACACCAGCTGAAAAGGCGAGCTTGGTCGCTTTTATGAAGCGGCCGTTGACCGACCCTCGCGTTCGGGATGAACTTCCTCCGTTCGACAAACCTCAGTTATTTACCGAATCGAATAGAGTTCCGCAGATCAGCGGAGTGGGCCGTTCAGGGACAGGCGGGATCGTTCCGAACGCGATCGCGATCGAACCGCCGCTTGTCGGAAATCCGAGTTTCACGGTAGCTATCTCATCGGGGAATGCAGGCGCTAATGCGGTCGTGGTCATCGATGCTGCCGATCCGGGCGTTGGCGCGACGATACCGGCAACCGGTTCCTTTGCACGTCAAACGGCCGTTTTGACGGGAGGCGGATTTGGCTCGGTCAGTCTCTCGATCCCTGACGAGGCATCGCTTGTTGGCCAGACGTTTTACGGCAGATGGTATGTGACCGACCCCGCGGCTTCGAATGGGTTTTCCGTGTCACGATTGTTCACCTTTACGGTGTTCGGCGAAGCATCAGTTCCGCAAAATGCGGCACACATGGATTTCGATGGTGACGGAAAGACCGACATCGGTATTTTCAGGCGGCCTGTTGGTCAATGGTGGTATTTGCAGAGTTCGTCGGGCGAAAACCGCGCATTCCAATTCGGCGATTCGCTCGATCGCATCGTGCCGGCCGACTATACAGGCGATGCTAAAACAGATGTTGCCATTTGGCGACCTTCGCTAGGTGAGTGGTTCATCTTGCGGAGTGAGGATTACAGTTTCTATTCTTATCCGTTCGGTAACGATGGTGATGTTCCGATCGCTGCGGATTTTGACAACGACGGGCAAGCCGACTCGGCCATTTACCGGCCAACGTCGTCAACCTGGTACATAAAGCGATCATCCGGCGGCGTCGATATCATCACCTTCGGAACCGCAGGCGACCAGCCGCAAGTCGGTGACTATGACGGTGACGGGAAGGCCGATATCGCGGTCTATCGCCCGACGGGTCCGGGAGGCGGCGAATGGTGGATCAATCGTTCGAGCGGCGGTGTCGTCGCGGCGCAGTTTGGAGTGGCGACCGATAAGCCAATCGCATCTGATTTTACCGGCGACGGTAAGACCGATATCGCGTTTTGGCGTCCGACAGACGGATATTGGTACATCTTGCGTAGTGAGGACGGCAGTTACTTTTCGCTTCCTTTCGGCGTGACGGGCGACATTCCCGCTCCGGGTGATTACGATGGCGACGGAAAGACAGATTTTGCGGTTTTCAGACCATCGAACGGAACATGGTATGCAAGCCGTTCGACACAGGGATCAATGATCGTCGCGTACGGTGTTGATGGTGATTATCCGTTGCCGGCGGCGTTCCTGCCCTAGATTCAATATCGCAAAAAAATTAAAAAGGCCGAACCTTCAAGTTCGGCCTTTTTTGATCTCAACGATTCAAAACACGCTTTGTTTGATCATTTGCACTTTGAGTAACCACAGTCGCGGCAGAAATCGCAGCCCGATGCATGCTCAAGCTGGCCTCTGCATTCCGGGCACTCACCGACAAGCAGCGACATCTCGCCGAATGATTCGATCGGTGCAGTCTGCGCAGACTTTCCGATCTGTCGATGAGATTGCGGCAGATTCTTAAGGCGGCGGTCGATAAGAAGAAGACACTCGGCGACGGCTTGTTCGGGTGACGTCAATAAACGCTCATTGAACCAGACCGCGTTTGAACCAGTGACCTTGTTGAGGCTTCGTGCGACCTCGTGAACGCCAAAACCACCTCGGAGCATCTTCGATGCAAGCAATCCGACGCCTTCGCTGATCGGGCCAGCGGCAAATACTTCTAATATACGTTGACCGTCGTGGTTGACGGTAACGTATAGGTTTTGCGTGTCGAAAGGTATGCGCCACGTCGAGCCTTGCAATTCGCGGGGCCGCTCGACACGCTGAGTCGAAGCGTTGGCGGTCTGACCGATATCGTTGAGTTCAAATGCGGCTGTAACGTCTTCCGTCCGTCCTTTTTCCTCAACCTTCATCGCGTTGAGCACTTGTCCCTCGCGGCTGCCGTCGCGGTAATAGCTGACCGCCTTGCAGCCCAGCCGACGTGCAAGATGATAGAGTTCGTCAACCGATTCGATCGTGTCGTCTTTAGCTCCATTGCATGTTTTCGAGATCGAATTGTCGACGTGCTTTTGTGCCGCGGCAAGGACCTTGACGTGCTCAAGCGACTTGATCTGCATAGCCGAAATGAAGTGCGGCGGCAGTTCGGATTCGTGCTCGACCACATATTCCGCGGCAGACTTTATCGATTCTTCGTTAGTCTGATCAACCTCGATACCAAGAGCTTCAGCGGCCAGCGACTGAACATAGGTTCTTGTTCCTAACGTATCCTGACGGACATATGCCCACGAAAAGTTAGGCTCGATACCGGAGGACGTCTCGGCGACAAGCGATATTGTCCCGGTTGGCGCGATCGTCGTTACTTCGTAATTTCGCGGCGTCAGCGGCATATCGCGTGGGAGGCCGATCTCATCGTAAATGAACGCGGCATAGGCATCGCGATTCGGTTCGAGCTCCGGGAATGTTCCCTTTTCAGCACCGAGCTTCATCGAGGCGATCCACGCTTCGCGGCGAACAAAGCCCATCACCTTTTCCATAAGGTCGAGAGACGAATCCTCGCCATAGGTGATCCCGAGCCTGAGACAAAGATCCGCGAAACCCATTATCCCCAGCCCAACCGGCCGAGTCCTCTTTACAACATCATCTATCTCGGGCAGCGGGAAATGCCCGGCATCGACCACATTGTCAAGAAAGCGCGTGC
The DNA window shown above is from Chloracidobacterium sp. and carries:
- a CDS encoding SRPBCC family protein, whose protein sequence is MPSCKVEEIIPASAQRVFDLVHDYERRLEWDTLLRAAYIEPPFKAADKDVVTVCKGRWMVGGIAMRTVYVSFRPGRTAAVRLLDPVLFFETFAASIRHFDIEHGGSTVIYHFNFTSRPQFLRPVLDPLMMLVLRAETRKRLRSLRRYFTA
- a CDS encoding RNA-binding protein, which gives rise to MSNKLYVGNLSFRVTSEDLHDHFATAGTVESANVVFDRETGRSRGFGFVEMASEDDANSAIAQFNGTEYDGRNMVVNEARPREDRGSGGGGGRRGGGGGYGGGGGYGGGGGGRW
- the dacB gene encoding D-alanyl-D-alanine carboxypeptidase/D-alanyl-D-alanine-endopeptidase, encoding MKPDSISNKAAMHLTILCAVLFATLAVSGQGSTRVESSSPAKPVLATPADLAESIRQRIQKPEVRRGQIGIKVVSLASGKVILEENADKYFMPASNMKSFTVATAIEKLSPDFRFVTSVFATSMPDADGTVRGPVRILGRGDVSVSYTFNEGDHLRGIDRLASALVASGVRKIDGDIIGDETYFTGDPLPSGWEWDDLQFYYGAEVSALPVNDNVVALRVTPGPVGFPCGAKLTPAFVLMRVVNSCVTTASGTRRTLRIHKPLGQNVIEISGELPLGNQGFDGFVAVTRPAEMFVALLKQRLVEKGVVVTGRAVAVNSKSLLPADTNVEIAKIESPPLALIAAKTMKPSQNVYTETLLWTLGEETRRKLEPAAGPSRDSSQLGIDAVKGFMAEVGAGEESVIQYDGSGLSRHNLITPDAVVRLYTYMATKSRYSQTWHDSLTIGGVDGTLRNRFIGTKGASNVRGKTGTINQVSALSGYVTTAGGERLVFSVLVNGVAETRTRVALIDEIVLDLANFTGKID
- a CDS encoding VCBS repeat-containing protein, with protein sequence MRRAKILIIFVFLASGAAFVGQRFMAVVSAGQSSFGSISAPTGVTASDGNYTNKVGIRWETVRGATTYRVFRSTTSDPGIATDVGTTSANYLYDPTATALQQYFYWVRAENGAVVSSFSTPDQGIRAVGTPPVGPFSPLEPPPAPAGNPITAAKASLGKALFWDEQLSSTKTVSCGTCHRPAEGGSDPRTVIGDIRSTNPGPNGSTGDLDDIFGSPGVPRNNLDGTYNVDPFFGFRPQVTGRKSPSYLNAGYSTSGLFWDGRASDVFRDPITNAIILGEGGALESQVIGPPVSSVEMGHGGRDWTQVAQRIALSKPLAVATNIPPSLQDWIGGRSYPELFEEAFGTPEVTPVRIALAIATHERQLFSDQTPFDKWAAGIEPLTPQEEAGAILFGGTTCIQCHDGPLFTDHLFHNIGVRPQSDDRGRGIVTNDPKNDGQFKTPTLRNVELHGPFMHNGRLSTLEEVVEFYNRGGDFNAPNIDRGVIRPMGLTPAEKASLVAFMKRPLTDPRVRDELPPFDKPQLFTESNRVPQISGVGRSGTGGIVPNAIAIEPPLVGNPSFTVAISSGNAGANAVVVIDAADPGVGATIPATGSFARQTAVLTGGGFGSVSLSIPDEASLVGQTFYGRWYVTDPAASNGFSVSRLFTFTVFGEASVPQNAAHMDFDGDGKTDIGIFRRPVGQWWYLQSSSGENRAFQFGDSLDRIVPADYTGDAKTDVAIWRPSLGEWFILRSEDYSFYSYPFGNDGDVPIAADFDNDGQADSAIYRPTSSTWYIKRSSGGVDIITFGTAGDQPQVGDYDGDGKADIAVYRPTGPGGGEWWINRSSGGVVAAQFGVATDKPIASDFTGDGKTDIAFWRPTDGYWYILRSEDGSYFSLPFGVTGDIPAPGDYDGDGKTDFAVFRPSNGTWYASRSTQGSMIVAYGVDGDYPLPAAFLP
- a CDS encoding adenosylcobalamin-dependent ribonucleoside-diphosphate reductase, which codes for MSTVFEPVSQGELAPKTTGNGTAAAVGFDIAPLGLNAQKVVAKRYSLKDENGEPLEAWADIVRRVVSHVSTAETDKQKRAWFYSEMTAVMLNREFIPNTPCLVNAGKPKGQLAACFVLGVPDSIEGIMEHAQNVAIIHQTGGGTGMTYEFLRPAGSMVNSTRGVASGPVSFMNIVNQTTEVVKQGGVRRGANMGILAVSHPDILRFIHAKNDQTSLTNFNISVTVTDLFMDAVDSGVWFQTEFDGEPWQQPIFDPATGSDYVVYRRPDGSTAVFADRLAFETADLSDCAIEQPPMAGMVYAPDIWKRIIASAHKYAEPGIIFIDEVNRHNHMMASMGPILACNPCGEQMLHFNNSCNLGSIDVAKFYDRLSGGSDPETSIQWDRLAKVVHLSTRFLDNVVDAGHFPLPEIDDVVKRTRPVGLGIMGFADLCLRLGITYGEDSSLDLMEKVMGFVRREAWIASMKLGAEKGTFPELEPNRDAYAAFIYDEIGLPRDMPLTPRNYEVTTIAPTGTISLVAETSSGIEPNFSWAYVRQDTLGTRTYVQSLAAEALGIEVDQTNEESIKSAAEYVVEHESELPPHFISAMQIKSLEHVKVLAAAQKHVDNSISKTCNGAKDDTIESVDELYHLARRLGCKAVSYYRDGSREGQVLNAMKVEEKGRTEDVTAAFELNDIGQTANASTQRVERPRELQGSTWRIPFDTQNLYVTVNHDGQRILEVFAAGPISEGVGLLASKMLRGGFGVHEVARSLNKVTGSNAVWFNERLLTSPEQAVAECLLLIDRRLKNLPQSHRQIGKSAQTAPIESFGEMSLLVGECPECRGQLEHASGCDFCRDCGYSKCK